A genomic window from Silene latifolia isolate original U9 population chromosome Y, ASM4854445v1, whole genome shotgun sequence includes:
- the LOC141627641 gene encoding zinc finger BED domain-containing protein RICESLEEPER 1-like produces MPKSRKRAPWWDDLSLVVLPNGVQKAECKYCKILLSYRKGGPTSHLSRHLEKCTKRYIYERKQRKINFMSADCNGEGCSSTIIPPLQDGKLDMLRMREVAAHWIFMHEQPFSILEEEGYNLMMKRARPEWTKISRNTGKTDYVKVYEQEKKKLKTVLNQVGKICLTTDLWQSSPQKMGYMVVTGHFVDLNWKMQKRVLNFFHLPPSSKVQQLSNPIYRCLQDWSIANKIVMISVDNASTNDSCIRNLRETFSRTKRLICDGKVFHVRCCPHILNIMVQFGLKSITYIIEKVHDSVEYIRASEQGQVLFAEKVKQTQLSYRKLILENKTRWNSTYEMLATTLKFKDVFPLYAEEDPFYNSYPSVDEWKRVEKVCEVLKVFKSVTNIISGSDYPTSNLFLMEVYRIKLVLDKYKNDPGEWMKALIKNMKQIFDKYWGEYNLLMALGVILDPRYKLRGVEYVFGKMYKDKPAKAREYISEIKETLYSLYLELLLNLKHLVTVQMRKIQEVVLLAVVLQATILTMNLDVMMSLIIRDPLLIV; encoded by the exons ATGCCGAAATCACGGAAAAGGGCTCCATGGTGGGATGATTTATCACTTGTGGTACTTCCGAATGGTGTGCAAAAGGCGGAATGTAAGTACTGTAAAATTTTACTGTCATACCGTAAGGGTGGACCTACTTCACATTTGTCTCGTCATTTGGAAAAATGTACAAAGAGGTACATCTATGAGAGGAAACAAAGGAAAATAAATTTTATGTCAGCCGATTGTAATGGCGAGGGTTGTAGTAGTACAATCATTCCACCCCTTCAAGATGGTAAACTCGATATGTTAAGAATGAGAGAGGTCGCTGCCCACTGGATATTTATGCATGAACAGCCATTTTCAATATTGGAAGAGGAAGGTTATAACTTGATGATGAAAAGGGCCCGACCTGAGTGGACAAAGATATCTCGTAATACTGGGAAAACTGATTATGTTAAGGTGTATgaacaagaaaagaagaaacTGAAAACCGTTTTAAATCAAGTTGGAAAGATTTGTTTGACAACTGATTTGTGGCAATCTTCTCCTCAAAAGATGGGATATATGGTTGTTACAGGCCATTTTGTTGATTTAAACTGGAAGATGCAAAAACGAGTCTTAAATTTCTTTCATTTACCTCCCTCTAGTAAAGTTCAACAATTGTCTAATCCTATATATAGGTGCTTGCAAGATTGGAGCATAGCGAATAAG ATTGTTATGATTTCAGTTGACAATGCTtccactaatgattcttgcataAGGAATTTGAGGGAGACCTTTTCAAGAACAAAAAGACTGATTTGTGATGGTAAAGTTTTTCATGTTCGTTGTTGTCCTCATATTTTGAACATCATGGTCCAATTTGGACTTAAATCCATTACCTATATTATTGAGAAAGTTCATGATAGTGTGGAATATATAAGAGCTAGTGAACAAGGACAGGTATTATTTGCTGAGAAAGTTAAACAAACGCAATTGTCGTATAGAAAGTTAATTCTAGAAAATAAGACTAGATGGAATTCTACTTATGAAATGTTAGCGACAACTCTAAAATTTAAGGATGTATTTCCTTTATATGCTGAAGAAGATCCATTTTATAATTCTTATCCAAGCGTTGATGAGTGGAAAAGAGTTGAAAAGGTGTGTGAAGTTTTGAAAGTTTTTAAAAGTGTCACAAATATTATATCGGGATCGGATTATCCTACTTCAAATTTATTTCTGATGGAGGTGTATAGAATAAAATTGGTGTTGGACAAATATAAAAATGATCCGGGGGAATGGATGAAAGCCCTTATTAAAAATATGAAACAAATATTTGACAAGTATTGGGGTGAATATAATTTGTTGATGGCTTTGGGTGTTATATTAGATCCTAGGTACAAATTGAGGGGTGTTGAATATGTGTTTGGTAAAATGTATAAAGATAAACCTGCTAAAGCTAGAGAGTATATTTCGGAGATAAAAGAGACATTGTATTCACTTTACTTAGAGTTGCTGTTGAATTTGAAACATCTCGTGACGGTGCAAATGAGGAAAATTCAAGAAGTAGTGCTTCTGGCAGTGGTGTTACAAGCAACGATATTGACGATGAATTTAGATGTTATGATGTCTTTAATTATCCGAGATCCTCTTTTGATAGTTTGA